AACTTACGCATCACCCAGGCGCAAGCGCTGTGCTGAAGCGGCTCAGCAAGCCAATCTCGCCTGCTGCGACCGATCGGTGTACAAATGTACACCTTGCCACGTCCGTCTCCATCCACCCATGTCCACTTTGTCTCCCCAACGCGCCGCTGTGCTGGCTTTCCTGCAGGAGCAGGCCCGCGCTGGCGTCTCGCCCAGCCTGGCCGAGATCGCGCAGGCGTTCGGGTTCGCCTCGCGCACTGCGGCGCAAAAGCATGTGCAGGCACTGGCCGAGGCCGGCTTGATCGAACTGCGCCCCAACCAGAAGCGCGGCATCCGCATGCCCGGCGGTGGCGGGCGCGATGCCTTGCTGGCGTTGCCGGTGCTGGGGCGGGTGGCGGCTGGTGTGCCGATCGGCGCGGATATCGGCCTGGACCGGCAGCTATGGCTGGACCGCACGCTGTTTTCGCTGCAGCCGGACTACCTGTTGCAGGTGCAGGGGGATTCGATGATCGACGACGGCATCCTGGACGGCGACCTGGTCGGCG
The window above is part of the Xanthomonas campestris pv. badrii genome. Proteins encoded here:
- the lexA gene encoding transcriptional repressor LexA — encoded protein: MSTLSPQRAAVLAFLQEQARAGVSPSLAEIAQAFGFASRTAAQKHVQALAEAGLIELRPNQKRGIRMPGGGGRDALLALPVLGRVAAGVPIGADIGLDRQLWLDRTLFSLQPDYLLQVQGDSMIDDGILDGDLVGVHRSNEARNGQIVVARVDGEITIKRLERGAERIRLLPRNRAHAPIVVAADADFAIEGLYCGLIRQG